A region from the Aquimarina sp. ERC-38 genome encodes:
- a CDS encoding fibronectin type III domain-containing protein, whose product MYKSFLVIILLCFAKIGFSQDAAIQVLSRPQKDRILLRWAVNNPLAWKKANQYGFIIERITISRNENPVIPKEIEILTPNALVPQPLPTWETIAQEDQNAAVIAQALYGDSFSVETMNAMESMIAANEELERRFTFSLLAAEQSFKAALLAGWGFIDTTVRNGEKYAYRITVPLPSDEGLTIREGTIFSGLDFYEELPKPIGLAADFGDQHVLLSWNYDILKKTYNSYYVERSSDNQNFTRLTGSPMYNAQQAKDAKDVALFYSDSIPNDKTYYYRVIGLTSFGEVGPASNSIQGTAKKALNFVPFITSKEIPDANTVILAWDFSEEGNELITGFELRQGKTDEGPFTVVRSNIAPNLRKVTYTGLHRTNYFKIVAMGKAGINSESFTTLIQPEDNEPPQPPVGMTATINTLGVVQLLWQKNSEPDLLGYRIYRANNPEAEFSQITQKEVRNNSFTDTIAINSTNKYIYYKLKAEDLRYNSSGFSKILKIQKPDNTPPSPPVITSYKVQENEVFLSWVASTSDDVTNHLVYRKNLTKSAKVWELVAKMVPEATTYKDAKIKSNHKYVYTIVARDQSGLESSPANPVTIVTEQKAIKKDAIKLNAVANREIRFIKVSWKVTGNEVTTCRLYKSEAGEKLKLYQVFDQKVNTYQDINIEAGSEYQYGLQVLTKGGVPSGIKKINVIY is encoded by the coding sequence GTGTATAAATCATTTTTGGTCATCATACTTCTTTGCTTTGCTAAAATAGGGTTCTCCCAGGATGCTGCGATACAGGTATTATCCAGACCACAAAAAGATCGAATTTTATTGCGTTGGGCGGTAAATAATCCGTTAGCCTGGAAAAAAGCAAATCAATACGGATTTATCATCGAACGAATCACAATTTCCAGAAATGAAAACCCGGTGATCCCTAAAGAAATTGAAATTTTGACCCCAAACGCTTTGGTACCACAACCTTTACCAACGTGGGAGACCATAGCGCAAGAAGATCAAAATGCGGCCGTTATTGCACAAGCGTTATACGGGGATTCCTTTAGTGTAGAAACCATGAATGCTATGGAAAGTATGATTGCAGCTAATGAAGAATTAGAACGAAGGTTTACCTTTTCTCTGCTTGCTGCCGAACAAAGTTTTAAAGCCGCACTTCTGGCAGGTTGGGGATTTATTGATACCACGGTACGAAACGGAGAAAAATACGCATATCGCATTACCGTACCGCTCCCATCGGATGAGGGTTTGACAATTCGGGAAGGAACTATTTTCTCCGGTCTTGATTTTTACGAAGAATTACCCAAACCTATAGGGTTAGCCGCAGATTTTGGAGATCAGCATGTGTTGTTAAGCTGGAATTATGATATTCTTAAAAAAACCTACAACTCTTATTATGTTGAACGTTCTTCTGACAACCAAAATTTCACTCGGCTTACGGGTAGCCCTATGTATAATGCACAACAAGCTAAAGATGCAAAAGATGTAGCCTTATTTTATAGTGACTCTATTCCAAATGATAAAACCTATTACTACCGGGTTATTGGCTTGACTTCGTTTGGGGAAGTAGGTCCGGCTTCAAATAGCATTCAGGGAACAGCTAAAAAAGCCTTAAATTTTGTACCTTTTATCACTTCTAAAGAAATTCCGGATGCCAATACGGTTATTTTAGCCTGGGATTTTTCAGAGGAAGGAAATGAACTGATTACCGGGTTTGAACTACGTCAGGGTAAAACTGATGAAGGTCCTTTTACGGTAGTCCGTTCTAATATAGCACCTAACCTTCGAAAAGTTACATATACCGGTCTACACCGTACCAATTACTTTAAAATCGTAGCTATGGGTAAAGCAGGAATCAATAGCGAATCTTTCACTACCCTGATACAACCTGAAGATAACGAACCCCCTCAACCCCCGGTTGGAATGACAGCTACTATAAATACTTTGGGCGTGGTACAACTACTCTGGCAAAAAAATAGTGAACCTGATTTATTAGGCTATCGGATTTACCGGGCAAACAACCCGGAAGCTGAATTCTCTCAGATCACTCAAAAAGAAGTGCGGAACAATAGCTTTACCGATACCATTGCGATCAACAGTACGAATAAGTATATATATTATAAGCTAAAAGCAGAGGATTTACGTTATAATTCGTCCGGGTTTTCTAAAATTTTAAAAATTCAAAAACCAGATAACACCCCCCCTTCTCCCCCGGTGATTACTTCTTATAAGGTTCAGGAAAACGAAGTGTTTCTATCTTGGGTAGCTAGTACCAGTGATGATGTAACTAATCATCTGGTTTACAGGAAGAATCTTACCAAATCTGCGAAAGTATGGGAATTAGTGGCTAAAATGGTTCCGGAAGCAACTACTTATAAAGATGCTAAAATTAAAAGCAATCATAAATATGTATACACCATAGTAGCTAGAGACCAATCTGGTCTGGAAAGCAGCCCGGCAAATCCGGTAACTATAGTAACGGAACAAAAAGCTATAAAAAAGGATGCAATTAAATTAAATGCAGTTGCCAATAGAGAAATCCGTTTTATCAAGGTATCCTGGAAAGTTACCGGAAATGAGGTAACTACCTGCCGATTGTATAAAAGTGAAGCCGGAGAAAAATTAAAACTATACCAGGTTTTTGATCAAAAGGTTAATACTTATCAGGATATAAATATAGAAGCCGGATCCGAGTATCAATACGGATTACAGGTTCTGACTAAAGGTGGAGTGCCGTCTGGAATTAAGAAAATTAATGTGATTTATTAG
- a CDS encoding fibronectin type III domain-containing protein, translated as MKYLPLAFINIKILLRNLQIALFLFFGVAKLSSQGSSSPVQVIVQNIPPSPVNLAGYANENVTNGPLRVQITLNDFTITDREVRLKVYFEGQGLRFESKATVTNVPPLFLNGGIPTVLNGAQLAPYFSFSNIQGLSATQYNNGIPDGSYQICFEVFDVLTGRRLSARSCTTTLVFKNGPPLLITPANKSTVVQVNPQNILFQWSPRQINVSNVEYELSLVEIWDSKVDPQTAFLSSPPVFQTTIRSTTFLYGPSAPLLLPNKRYAWRIQAKAKQGAEEIGLFKNDGYSEIYYFNHTAPCDLPITVTEEIKGAHQVNINWEDYTNDIPTYTIRYRKKGKNDWFTSRTSTNWITLWDLKAATTYEYQLQKTCSISESAWSVMKEITTTTEDEVSTAINCGISPDINLDNKEPLPTLEKGDSFIAGDFNIKVLESSGSEGRFTGKGYVLVPYLESIKIGVAFTNILVNTDKQLAEGMVVTTYDESLGNIVDIDEIADTAGDIIETTGEIFEGDNDLREITTDFEVSKEDITVTDGKIIITNPETGEVIEELATDDTVITDSSGNVYHVDSEGNVSEGGVIDEAGAVTATNVEGVNDKGDIESLTAPDILITFNQKGTYGFDPLPESQQEKLTEYYEVIKDTEGKDYAIQHHAVKNGESTTITAKIDQKNATYDLETVVFKTRQGEKLVTKIVDNNTIELTVKGHYNFEHETIFATVPSPDDTEKQLTAGAFTLWHLTERQVKVEVVAVNDANLPDGIFTEVANMFKPGVATVSILPYVTRFNYNPNQVGSNGLDIGDKPWLSTYNEEQKDVISAFKANGSYSKNTYYIFVFNDIKPSRPIAGFMPLQRQFGFVFTDNVNTNNEEGKGNLAKTLAHEIGHGVFALQHPFTELNTEESATSWLMDYGKGVVLNHLDWAQIHNPDLKFYVFQDEEDGELIQNAITKYLNIDINKWKDYCYLSPIGTAIEIPNATHLKFNEDGAVIAFKLGEKKYYGVYGSNSQNFLGYISQDNVDIVKTNNVNTEEFTRLFEQVKFKAIRYAPVGKVIFSIAKKRYGNQYLDCIVEARWNNPVISNTYTGKAIPPFFPEDILTISRQGKQCDDSLAEGVIDGKGTAIFYKLSNEIPDEKRKDFIDFCNYISKKLEDKTFAFHHKAFKNNRTFNSINNTILNYLQENKIYTLEQFHQEDHFPIETYARDAQVIFSNINLRQGIPDNYNKNSTDWVYYESKGKKVTYQYSLNDLESRQELMEDSSKFRQFLVTLELEGNAEAISMKDGYDQYVALFGTDSAAFLWASFAANSSKDVLMAFMAHRLIARNGINVLQQFGKDATKKFIKGALEEGLGNLIAHEVLSYGETIPYSDFMEDMMLAGIKEVLNPSSEIVEAGFDCIIGLDQEQVARLFVSNNKEEFYKHLKVAGVQCVIPAVLGRILPRFKQHLLTNKTFLRNGFLFFKNKLKLGTFETVDLLKISIDFNTLFKGKSEFYRETIERLLAKESGVKALDVLIKAGYDIPSLSAKSIQRVSTIIEKYELESTQQLEEFSKLFKQTLDVPRMLIFLDKTVSSIGDYKDLIAKISGHEMFEKTIAINGKSVKVSDYFDAKGQYEYFYKIEGNKHYFVKALKDKEGMLIVIDKTMDIVIGSVTNIIKDIGSDFTKILFEIED; from the coding sequence ATGAAGTATTTGCCCTTAGCTTTTATAAACATAAAAATTCTTTTAAGAAATTTACAGATTGCATTGTTCCTGTTTTTTGGCGTAGCCAAGTTATCAAGCCAGGGGTCCTCGTCTCCGGTGCAGGTAATAGTACAAAACATTCCGCCTTCTCCGGTAAATCTTGCCGGCTATGCAAATGAAAATGTGACTAATGGTCCTTTACGTGTACAAATAACTTTAAATGACTTTACCATTACGGATCGCGAAGTTCGGTTAAAAGTATATTTTGAAGGGCAGGGATTGCGTTTTGAAAGTAAAGCAACAGTTACCAATGTACCTCCCCTCTTTTTAAACGGGGGAATTCCTACGGTTTTAAACGGGGCGCAGCTGGCTCCTTATTTTAGTTTTTCTAATATACAAGGCCTTTCAGCTACTCAATATAATAACGGCATTCCGGACGGTTCTTACCAGATTTGTTTTGAAGTATTTGATGTGCTGACTGGTCGAAGACTTTCAGCACGTAGTTGTACCACTACCCTGGTTTTTAAAAACGGGCCGCCTTTATTAATTACCCCGGCAAATAAAAGTACGGTTGTACAGGTAAATCCGCAGAATATCCTGTTTCAATGGTCACCCCGCCAGATTAATGTAAGTAACGTCGAGTACGAATTAAGCTTGGTTGAGATTTGGGATTCGAAGGTAGATCCGCAAACTGCTTTTTTAAGCAGTCCCCCGGTTTTTCAAACCACCATCCGGTCTACCACTTTTTTGTACGGACCTTCGGCTCCCCTATTATTACCTAATAAAAGATACGCCTGGCGCATACAGGCAAAAGCCAAACAAGGTGCTGAAGAAATCGGATTATTTAAAAATGACGGCTATAGTGAAATCTACTATTTTAATCATACCGCTCCTTGCGATCTACCTATTACGGTTACAGAGGAAATAAAAGGGGCACACCAGGTAAATATCAATTGGGAAGATTATACAAACGATATCCCTACCTACACCATACGGTATCGAAAAAAGGGAAAAAATGACTGGTTTACCAGCAGAACCTCCACCAACTGGATTACACTATGGGATTTAAAAGCTGCTACTACCTATGAATACCAACTACAGAAAACCTGTTCGATTTCAGAAAGTGCCTGGTCGGTTATGAAAGAAATCACTACCACTACAGAAGATGAGGTGTCTACTGCAATTAATTGTGGAATTAGTCCGGATATTAATTTAGATAATAAAGAACCTTTACCTACCCTGGAAAAAGGAGATTCTTTTATTGCCGGAGATTTTAATATTAAAGTATTGGAATCCAGCGGAAGCGAAGGAAGGTTTACTGGAAAAGGCTACGTACTAGTTCCATATCTTGAAAGTATAAAAATCGGGGTAGCGTTTACCAATATCCTGGTAAATACAGACAAGCAATTAGCCGAAGGAATGGTGGTAACTACCTATGACGAAAGCTTAGGTAATATTGTAGATATAGATGAGATAGCAGATACGGCGGGAGATATTATAGAAACTACTGGAGAAATTTTTGAAGGAGATAATGACCTCCGCGAAATTACTACGGATTTTGAAGTCTCTAAAGAAGATATTACGGTTACAGACGGAAAGATTATAATTACCAACCCGGAAACCGGGGAAGTGATTGAAGAACTGGCAACAGACGATACGGTGATTACCGATTCCAGTGGAAATGTGTACCATGTAGACAGTGAAGGAAATGTTTCTGAAGGTGGAGTAATAGATGAAGCAGGTGCGGTTACGGCAACAAATGTGGAAGGAGTAAATGATAAAGGAGACATTGAATCCTTGACTGCTCCTGATATCCTAATCACTTTTAATCAAAAAGGAACTTATGGATTTGATCCATTGCCTGAGAGTCAACAGGAAAAATTGACCGAATACTACGAGGTCATTAAAGATACCGAAGGAAAAGATTATGCCATCCAGCACCATGCTGTAAAAAACGGTGAAAGCACTACCATAACTGCAAAAATTGATCAAAAAAATGCTACCTACGACCTGGAAACTGTTGTATTTAAAACTAGGCAAGGTGAGAAGTTGGTAACTAAAATTGTAGATAATAATACTATCGAACTGACCGTAAAAGGTCATTATAATTTTGAACATGAAACTATTTTTGCAACAGTTCCTTCGCCCGATGATACGGAAAAGCAACTTACTGCCGGGGCGTTTACATTATGGCATTTAACTGAGCGGCAAGTAAAAGTTGAAGTAGTTGCAGTAAATGATGCCAACCTTCCGGACGGTATTTTTACGGAGGTAGCCAATATGTTTAAACCCGGGGTAGCCACGGTATCGATTTTACCATACGTTACTAGGTTTAATTATAACCCGAACCAAGTAGGTTCGAATGGTTTGGATATTGGAGACAAACCCTGGTTATCCACTTATAATGAGGAACAAAAAGACGTGATTTCTGCTTTTAAGGCAAATGGTTCTTATTCTAAAAACACCTATTATATTTTTGTTTTTAATGATATTAAACCTTCCCGACCTATTGCCGGATTTATGCCTTTACAACGTCAATTTGGATTTGTCTTTACGGATAATGTCAATACTAATAATGAAGAAGGAAAAGGAAACCTGGCCAAGACCCTTGCTCACGAAATCGGACATGGGGTTTTTGCTTTACAACACCCCTTTACCGAACTGAATACTGAAGAAAGCGCAACCTCCTGGTTAATGGATTATGGTAAGGGTGTAGTCTTAAATCACCTGGATTGGGCTCAAATCCATAACCCAGATTTAAAGTTTTATGTATTTCAAGATGAGGAGGATGGGGAATTGATTCAAAATGCTATTACAAAATACCTCAATATTGATATCAATAAATGGAAAGATTACTGTTATCTGTCTCCCATCGGAACAGCTATCGAAATACCAAATGCCACACATCTAAAATTTAACGAAGATGGTGCTGTTATTGCGTTTAAATTAGGTGAAAAGAAATACTACGGGGTATACGGATCAAACAGTCAAAATTTCTTAGGTTATATCAGTCAAGATAATGTTGATATAGTTAAAACAAATAATGTAAATACAGAGGAGTTTACTCGATTATTCGAGCAAGTTAAATTTAAAGCGATACGTTATGCTCCGGTAGGAAAAGTTATTTTTTCAATAGCAAAGAAAAGGTATGGTAATCAGTATTTAGATTGTATCGTAGAGGCTAGATGGAACAACCCGGTTATATCCAATACTTATACCGGAAAAGCGATTCCACCTTTTTTTCCAGAAGATATCTTAACCATCAGTAGACAAGGTAAACAATGTGATGATTCCTTAGCTGAAGGAGTCATCGATGGAAAGGGTACCGCTATTTTTTATAAACTATCAAACGAAATTCCTGATGAAAAAAGAAAGGATTTTATTGACTTTTGCAATTATATCTCCAAAAAGTTAGAGGATAAAACCTTTGCTTTTCATCATAAAGCTTTTAAAAACAACCGAACCTTTAATTCCATTAATAATACTATTCTAAACTATCTTCAAGAAAATAAAATTTACACTTTAGAACAATTTCATCAAGAGGATCATTTTCCAATTGAAACGTATGCTAGAGATGCTCAGGTTATATTTTCTAATATAAATCTAAGACAAGGCATTCCGGATAATTATAATAAAAATTCTACAGATTGGGTTTATTATGAAAGTAAAGGTAAAAAAGTTACCTACCAGTACTCATTAAATGATTTAGAATCCCGGCAAGAATTAATGGAGGACAGTTCAAAGTTCAGACAATTTCTTGTAACCCTAGAATTAGAAGGTAATGCAGAAGCCATATCCATGAAGGATGGTTATGATCAATATGTTGCACTATTTGGCACAGACTCTGCTGCTTTTTTATGGGCTTCATTTGCTGCAAACTCATCAAAAGACGTATTAATGGCATTTATGGCACATCGTCTTATTGCACGGAATGGTATCAACGTATTACAACAATTCGGTAAAGATGCCACTAAAAAATTTATAAAAGGTGCCTTAGAAGAAGGATTAGGTAATTTAATAGCACATGAAGTTCTTTCTTATGGAGAAACCATCCCTTATTCGGATTTTATGGAAGATATGATGCTAGCTGGAATAAAAGAGGTTCTAAATCCAAGTTCAGAGATAGTTGAAGCAGGTTTTGATTGTATTATAGGATTGGATCAAGAGCAAGTAGCCCGGTTGTTTGTTTCAAATAACAAGGAAGAATTTTATAAACACCTAAAAGTAGCAGGAGTACAATGTGTAATTCCTGCAGTATTGGGAAGAATACTACCTCGATTTAAACAACACCTCTTAACCAATAAAACATTCTTAAGAAATGGATTTTTATTTTTTAAGAACAAACTAAAATTAGGAACCTTTGAAACAGTTGATTTACTTAAAATCTCAATAGATTTTAATACTTTGTTTAAAGGTAAAAGTGAGTTTTATAGAGAGACAATAGAGAGACTACTTGCAAAAGAATCTGGAGTAAAGGCTCTAGACGTACTTATCAAAGCAGGTTATGATATTCCTTCTTTATCAGCAAAAAGTATACAAAGAGTTTCAACTATTATTGAAAAATACGAATTAGAATCTACACAACAACTCGAAGAATTTTCAAAGCTATTCAAACAAACATTGGACGTACCTAGAATGCTTATTTTTTTGGATAAAACTGTTTCTTCAATTGGAGACTATAAGGATTTAATTGCAAAGATTAGTGGACATGAAATGTTTGAAAAAACCATTGCTATAAACGGTAAATCAGTCAAAGTAAGCGACTATTTTGATGCAAAAGGACAATATGAATATTTTTATAAAATAGAAGGAAACAAACATTACTTTGTAAAAGCATTAAAAGATAAAGAAGGTATGTTAATCGTAATTGATAAAACTATGGACATTGTAATTGGAAGTGTTACGAATATTATAAAAGATATTGGTTCAGACTTCACTAAAATTCTATTTGAAATTGAAGATTAG
- a CDS encoding T9SS type A sorting domain-containing protein produces the protein MTYSQLDPISKYYELEEFDIEFDHRGGCGSDSHRQYVTSTTRQGKILPYKVCFSTSGREEECQDGEVFCDYNQQKCNIIRSSNIFCEIFEYDFQGCVQDEKGKYIIVPINFDISSINPNGSTSDKVNLRGTPNYDLRVYGWEYFDPFSRNWTALPSSLRNKENITFTAQEAFGTNFRNYLNRPIQYRIALCNGWSTDTTLEFTFIDASPKQVGTVAITDNTCFGANDGAATVTFDNNVDVANGFEMRYFLYQGNPADFGTNFENTNPPQAYKNYRLGGLIANGNGTFSGNTGNDIEPGNYYIVYQEVKYDGSNVTVKSGAITEQFTVRGPSQVVTSIASTVQPVCRNEGGTVNLSANGGTENGAGNLQYRIVGNNSWQASPTFINLLPGNSYKFQARRISGGNTCLGTETALVRINQVTTPFAINNFSITEIPFNPTSANGKLRVSMDFGTAPYIVTLRNANTNVVIENSISSNTSYTFQGLLPGDYYVEVTDASGCRDTSNVINLESLKVPQFSTPNVTQISCFEANNGAITIPVTNGGSYRWVRNGVVIPNKTTTTIDALKPGSYVLEVIPVGGDFSNPETLYRSMVINLVDPEKVAISNVVTVPFTCNGSGDGEIQLTPGGGNTYEYTLDGGLTWLTLTNNKITLANGGIFDLQIRNEKGCLSDITNGILVDEPGVLGLLVENREAITTYGGNEGFIDISVTRDANYTIGENFTFSWRKNGIEVSNREDLVNATSGVYTIEIRDQNALPPFNNGCVYSEEFTISEPNEITAVITDPSCYQGTDGTIALVVNQGNNDTEISFEWTNETTGEVVGTSNPVNGLGKGRYSVAIDGLPFGTSEGRNYQIGEPDMIEVIVENLMDVSSFGGTDGSLEIEVIGGTPPYTYQWIADNGFASTDQNIYDLKAGNYMLEVRDANATNQENGCVFIEAFEIEQPDIIVETPINPTCYNGCDGSISLLVNEGIGSFNYTWSNGMATPAITGLCAGSYTVTITGLPQGTQIRTYELDNPEQLIIPLPDTITFCSNQVPELDASIPEGNNITYDWTSDKGFTATGAVINPPQSGLYSVLAIDGNGCVAEHQIQVFKSDAVINSEFAMSSQIFLNDDLIMVDISFPVPDTVEWILPEEAKIKTNTADEVILTFSEPGVYQVGLKTTVGNCETTTIKEIAVLEQNTEDINPSVTPDAPKNNIENFSMYPNPSDGKFTVAVELGTTGAVSVKVFSFVSNQMMAYEKADRNNSYQIPFDISNLPSGVYAVVLETSYGSSLQKIVKK, from the coding sequence ATGACGTATTCACAACTTGATCCAATATCCAAGTATTATGAATTAGAAGAATTTGATATTGAATTTGACCATAGAGGAGGATGCGGAAGTGATAGTCATAGACAATACGTAACCTCTACTACAAGACAAGGAAAAATCCTTCCTTATAAAGTATGTTTTTCAACTAGTGGAAGAGAAGAAGAATGTCAAGATGGAGAAGTATTCTGTGATTATAATCAGCAGAAATGTAATATAATTCGAAGTTCAAATATTTTTTGCGAAATATTTGAATACGACTTTCAAGGATGTGTACAAGATGAAAAGGGAAAATATATAATAGTACCAATAAACTTCGATATTTCTTCTATTAATCCAAATGGAAGCACTTCAGATAAAGTTAATTTAAGAGGTACCCCAAACTATGATTTACGGGTTTACGGTTGGGAGTATTTTGATCCATTTAGCCGTAACTGGACAGCACTACCTTCTTCATTAAGAAATAAAGAAAACATAACATTTACGGCACAAGAAGCCTTTGGAACCAATTTTAGGAATTATTTAAACCGCCCCATTCAGTATAGAATTGCTTTATGTAATGGTTGGTCAACAGATACTACCTTAGAATTTACTTTTATAGATGCTTCTCCAAAACAAGTAGGCACAGTCGCAATCACTGACAACACCTGTTTTGGAGCCAATGATGGAGCTGCTACAGTTACCTTTGATAATAATGTGGATGTAGCGAATGGTTTTGAAATGCGGTATTTTTTATACCAGGGGAATCCGGCAGATTTTGGAACCAATTTCGAAAATACTAATCCCCCGCAAGCCTATAAAAACTATCGTTTGGGCGGATTAATTGCAAATGGAAACGGAACTTTTAGTGGAAATACAGGAAACGATATAGAACCAGGAAATTATTATATTGTTTATCAGGAAGTAAAATATGATGGTAGTAATGTGACCGTAAAAAGTGGTGCGATCACCGAACAATTTACGGTTCGCGGACCTTCTCAAGTAGTTACTTCTATAGCTTCTACCGTACAACCGGTTTGTAGAAATGAAGGAGGTACGGTGAATCTTTCTGCTAACGGGGGAACTGAAAATGGTGCTGGTAATCTGCAGTACAGAATTGTGGGTAACAATAGTTGGCAGGCTTCTCCTACGTTTATAAACTTACTTCCGGGTAATTCTTATAAATTTCAGGCACGGCGAATTTCAGGTGGAAATACCTGTCTTGGAACGGAAACAGCTTTAGTTCGAATTAATCAAGTCACCACACCCTTTGCTATTAATAACTTTAGTATTACCGAAATTCCATTTAACCCTACTTCAGCAAATGGAAAATTACGGGTGAGTATGGATTTTGGTACCGCTCCTTATATAGTTACTTTACGTAACGCCAATACTAATGTAGTGATAGAAAATAGTATTTCCTCAAATACCTCTTATACCTTTCAGGGTTTGTTACCCGGGGATTATTATGTAGAAGTCACGGATGCTTCGGGTTGCAGGGATACTTCAAACGTAATCAATTTAGAATCTTTAAAAGTCCCGCAATTCAGTACCCCGAACGTTACTCAAATTTCATGTTTTGAAGCGAATAACGGCGCAATTACCATACCGGTTACGAATGGAGGTTCTTATCGTTGGGTAAGAAATGGTGTAGTAATTCCAAATAAAACTACAACTACTATCGATGCTCTTAAGCCAGGTAGTTATGTATTGGAAGTCATTCCGGTAGGTGGCGATTTTAGTAATCCGGAAACTTTATACCGCTCGATGGTAATTAACCTGGTTGATCCGGAAAAAGTTGCTATTTCAAACGTAGTTACCGTTCCTTTTACCTGTAATGGATCTGGAGATGGTGAAATTCAACTTACGCCCGGGGGTGGAAATACTTATGAATACACCCTGGACGGAGGTTTAACCTGGTTGACTTTAACTAATAATAAGATCACCTTAGCAAACGGAGGAATTTTTGACCTTCAAATCAGAAATGAAAAAGGATGTTTGTCAGACATTACCAACGGAATCCTGGTTGATGAACCGGGTGTTTTAGGATTGTTAGTTGAAAATAGGGAAGCAATTACCACCTACGGCGGCAATGAAGGGTTCATTGATATTTCAGTTACCCGGGATGCAAATTATACGATTGGAGAAAACTTTACTTTTAGTTGGAGAAAAAACGGTATTGAAGTATCCAACCGGGAGGATTTAGTAAATGCTACCAGTGGTGTTTATACCATAGAAATCAGAGATCAAAACGCGTTGCCACCGTTTAACAACGGCTGTGTGTATAGCGAAGAGTTTACCATATCAGAACCTAATGAAATTACAGCCGTAATTACCGATCCCAGTTGTTATCAGGGAACTGATGGAACGATTGCACTGGTAGTAAATCAGGGAAATAATGATACTGAAATTTCGTTTGAATGGACGAATGAAACTACTGGGGAAGTGGTTGGAACTTCGAATCCGGTAAACGGGCTTGGAAAAGGACGCTATTCGGTGGCTATTGACGGGTTACCTTTTGGCACTTCAGAAGGGAGAAATTATCAAATTGGCGAACCTGATATGATCGAAGTAATCGTAGAAAATTTAATGGATGTTTCCAGTTTTGGCGGAACCGATGGTTCTCTAGAAATTGAGGTTATTGGCGGTACTCCTCCGTATACCTACCAGTGGATTGCCGACAACGGATTTGCTTCAACAGATCAAAATATTTATGACTTAAAAGCCGGTAATTATATGCTCGAAGTCCGGGATGCAAATGCTACCAATCAGGAAAACGGATGTGTATTTATTGAGGCTTTTGAAATCGAACAACCAGATATTATTGTGGAAACTCCAATAAACCCTACGTGTTACAATGGCTGTGATGGAAGTATTTCTTTACTTGTGAACGAAGGTATCGGGAGTTTTAACTATACCTGGAGTAATGGTATGGCCACTCCTGCTATTACAGGATTATGTGCTGGTTCGTATACGGTGACCATTACCGGACTTCCGCAAGGAACACAGATTAGAACTTATGAATTAGACAACCCGGAACAGTTGATAATTCCGTTACCGGATACAATTACCTTCTGTAGTAATCAGGTTCCGGAACTAGATGCCAGCATTCCGGAGGGTAATAATATAACCTACGACTGGACTTCTGATAAAGGGTTTACAGCTACAGGAGCAGTTATAAACCCACCTCAATCCGGTCTTTACAGTGTATTGGCTATAGATGGTAACGGATGTGTAGCAGAACATCAAATACAGGTTTTTAAAAGTGATGCGGTAATCAATTCCGAATTTGCCATGTCTAGTCAGATTTTCTTAAACGATGACTTGATTATGGTAGATATTAGTTTTCCGGTTCCGGATACGGTGGAATGGATTTTACCTGAGGAAGCTAAAATTAAAACCAATACGGCAGATGAAGTAATTTTAACTTTTTCAGAACCCGGAGTATATCAGGTTGGGTTAAAAACTACCGTAGGAAATTGTGAAACTACAACTATTAAAGAAATAGCGGTACTGGAGCAAAATACGGAGGATATCAATCCTTCTGTAACACCGGATGCCCCTAAAAACAATATTGAAAACTTTAGCATGTACCCGAATCCTTCAGATGGAAAGTTTACGGTCGCCGTTGAATTAGGAACTACTGGGGCCGTATCGGTTAAAGTGTTTAGTTTCGTCAGTAACCAGATGATGGCGTATGAAAAAGCGGATCGTAATAATAGTTACCAAATTCCTTTTGATATTTCCAATCTCCCGTCCGGGGTGTATGCGGTAGTATTAGAAACTTCGTACGGTAGTTCACTTCAAAAAATAGTAAAAAAATAA